The genomic stretch TTTCTATTTTGGGAACAAAAAAAGTTTCTTTATCATCTTTTATTTCAAGTCCGTCTCTGAAAATCTGAAATTTTGAATTGGGTATTCGCCATTGATCTCTAAAAAGAGTCCGAGAACAAGATTCTAGAATCTAGGGTTTGCAATGTCGGGTCCACCGAGAGTTCGATCCATGAATGTGACTGTTGGAGATTCTGATTCCCGGCCTGTACTTGTCCCTGCCGGGAACAAGGTTCGCCCGGTCAAGACAGTGAAGAAACCGGCGCCGGAAACGGAGAAGAAGTCCTCAGAGAAAGTTATGAACTCGCAATGTGAGTTGGTTACTCCGGTTGTTTCGAAGCGGAGGGAGAATCATCTATTAGTAGGGATGAGAAGCATGTCAATGAATGCTTCGTGCTCGTCGGATGCTTCATCGACGGGTTCTTCAACTTACAGTAGTGGTGCGTCGTCGAGCGGGAAAATGGCGAGACGGGGAAGGAAGAAGCAGGTTGGTTTGAAGGTTGAGAAGGTGAGCATTGACGCTGTGGCTGTTCCTGTTGAGGTAGATTCGAGTGTTGGCTTGGAGGGCAAGAAAAGGTGTGCCTGGGTTACACCAAATACAGGTATCTTTAGGCTGTCAGTCATAAtcctttttattattatttttacGGAAGCCTCATAATCCTGATTAGCTTAAAATATCGCTTGATTTGTGATGTTGGTACTATTGGTTTGAGCTTTTAATATATTTAAGGTTTTAACTTGTAGTAACTGCACAGTAGAAAATGAGAGTTTGCATAAAACAGCAGTTTGTTCTAATGTTGCCACACTATGATACCTTCTATTTGACAATGCTTTGTACTAAACCACATATCGTATAACACCATCGGTCTGTTCAAATTCTGCTACGCAATAGTATTATAATGTTGCCATGGCTGTTATTTGACAAGGTTGTTTAGAACACTATGTAATGTACTTAGGTTTAGTGAGCCACCTTGTCTTTCAGCAATTTAGTGAGTTAAGTAGTAACTTGACATGAAAATCTTATGGAATTTTGGCCGCAGCATACCATATGTAGATAGCATTTCATGTTTGAGTGGAGGATGATGGCTTGCTCATTTCATATATTCTTGGTTTTGAATTCATAGGTTGGAAGCATTACAAAATATAAGATTTGTTATATGTCTCTGTATATTGCAATTAATGTTTGCACAATCAGAATCTTTCTACAGCAATGCACTTCATATCTTTAAGACTAAATTATAGTTAGTGCTACATGAATAGTTCCACGTGCGTCTATAATTTGTCTCGTACAATGCTTTTCTGCATGACATGGTTGCCCATAGTTGTGATTAAGAGTTAAAGGTTTCAACTTATGATAGTCTGGGGTTACTACTGAATACTGAAAGGCTTAACCAGGGTTGTAGTGATTTTCCTCCTTGTATAACTTTGGCTAGTGATCTTCATTGCTCACCCTTTTCTACGGCTAGCTTGAAAGATTCATACATTTGGTAAAGAAAGCGTAAATAATTAAAACATTTGATACATTGGTGTTCATGTTATCTCATATCTGTATCACATCATGTATCGCATTCATGCTTTCTACCTATATTGGAAAGTCAACATTTGGCAGCTATTACTTAGTCTAGTTTACTAgtcttattttttatttttttacacACGGTCTCCCTTAATTCCTTCCTGTCACCCATGAATATGCCTTAAATGTTTTACACATGACATGTAAGCTCTAAATCAAGAACACACCATTATGGTACTGTGCctgtatgtatgtatgtatgttgacAGATAATTGTATGTCACTGTGACAACATATGTCCAACACATGACATGTGATGATGATTCGGCAAGTGTACTCAATTGTGGTCAAGTAATAATTCAAAAGTTTTTATCCACATGGATTGTTCTAATTTCTAACGCAACAATTATTAAATTACTAAAGTTGTGTAATCGGGGGTATGCTGAGAATATAGTTGGATTTAGGGAAAACTAAAATAACTTTGATAAAGTTCCAAAATTAAAGAGGATCAAGTCTTTTTTGGGCCCTTTATTTCCCGCTTATTGGTAATTGTGTCTAGTTACTACAATTGTTGGCCTAGTATTATGATGAATTAATAAATTAGTTAAGGTCAAAATGTCTTGGCTCAAAACCCTCTCTTTCAATCACAACACCCTAATGACTTAGGTGATCAAAGGTTTTGAAAAACGTTAATTCCTAATATCACAATTAGATAATACAATGTATCTAAAGTTATTATCGGTTGAACATTTAATTTAGATGGAATTTCAAAGGTTAAGATTAGTAATCATTCGATACCTGAGATCAATTCAATAAACTCATCAATATATAAAAAGTATTACACATAAATTTAACTGAATAATACTAGATTTGCAATTGCATAGAATAATACTCAACAATTACATGGCTGAACTAGCTTAAAATAAATTCATCCAAAGACCTAATAAGTAGGAAATTAGCTATTCATAATTAACATCATCAAAGCCAAAGAGTTTAATAACTTATATAGTTATATATAAATCAAAGAAAAAAGTATAAGCTTCAATCGTGTAGAAACATCAACCCTCGCCTCTTTAAACCTTGCAACCGCACTTCGAACCATAAAATTTCAAACCCTTGCAATGATTTGACGACCCACATTTAAAGATGGGAAACAAGTTAGCTCCACGTAGCTGGCGTCAAACGCGCCTTGCGGATAGTAACATGTGCATCGTGACATCAGAGAAACCCACCTTTCAGATGCAAAAACATGCCTCGCACGTGGAGAAAAAAATCAAAGAACCTGCCTCATGGGTGTGAGACGTGCCTCGCACATTTCAGTCTTAACTGGGACCCGCCTCGCGGGCTTGGCAGCGCCAAATTGGCTTCTGAACATGTAATTTCCCGCCTCGTGGATTAGGCAGTGCTGAAATAGCCTTCTGGTGTGACAATTACCCACCTCGTGGGTTTGGCAGTACCGAAATAACTTATAAATTCTTCTTTTCTCCTCTTTGGACCTTATTTTAATTTGTAACAacttcttttgtttcttttgtaaGAAATCCACTATAGAGTTCTCTGGTTATTACAATTTAAAGTAATTTCCCTAGTATTCAGTACAATTACAATAGTCCAAATCTCTTACAAAATAATCTAAAAACTTAAATAAAAGCATAAAAACTACACTAAATCAACTTGAAATTAGTAGTAAATTACTGTTATGACTGAGTGTCATCAACATGTTAACATCCAATTTAAAAATCATATATTCGGCTTAGAAACCATAGGATACAAGACTGACATAAAATTTTGAAAAAGATAATGGTATATTTGCACTTTCATATGACAATGTCAATCACGAgccttgtgtgtgtgtgtgtgtgaacCTTGGAGCAACAGTAAGTTGTGTCCTTGGTACTTGAAGTTTATAGGTTCAAATCCTGGAAATAGCCTTTCCGGGGATAAGATAAGGCCATGCCCATCTACCCCATCAGATCCCATGTGGTAGTAAGAGGGCGAGCCTTGGAACAATGGTAGGATGCCTTGTGACTTGGAGTTTACAAGTTCAAATCCTGTAAATATCCTTTTCACTTGTGAGGATAAGGCTGTTTATGTGTACACGGTACACCTACCTTTCCATACCCCGCTTGGTGGGACAAGGGAGAGTTTTGGCACAACGGTTAGCTGCCTTGTGCCTTGGAGGTTACAAATTCAAATCTTGGAAACAATTTTTCCGCTTGTAGGGGTAAAGTATGTGCATCTACCTTCCCCTAATTGCACTTTGTGGGAGCCTCATGCACCAAACTGCCCTTTTATATGTATGTATATTATCATGAATATTTTTCCTTGCATCTCAATATATGTGTATGCGATGCTTGCTAGATCCATGTCCTACAATTACATTATTTAGCGTATGGTGTATTCCATGTCTTGTTGCTGAAATTTTCAATGCCATGTCTGTGCTTCATAGCATGCAAGGGTTCTCCTTGCTTTAATCGCTCTCACTTTAATTTATTTAGTTTTAGTAGAGTTGTTAgttatcatttgctattttttcTTGTCAATCTGTTAAATAGAAGTTTAGTGAAGTCGCTACAGTTCCTCTTGGCATCATTCATTTTCTTTCAATCTTCAACGGCCTCGGCCATCTCATATATCAaccattatttttaattgaaatGGCTAGACATTATAGTCACATGCTTCATAATTTCACAAATCACATATGCCTTGACTTTCATGATTAATATCTGTAAGCCTAGAGTAGGAGGATAAATCCTCGAGTGTGGTATTTTTTAATAGAAAAAAACAGAAATATTTGTTACATTATAATTgcaattttcatgttcatttttttcCTAATTTGTTCTCATGTTTCAGAACCATGTTATATTGCTTTTCATGACGAAGAGTGGGGAGTTCCTGTTCACGATGACAAGTATGTCGGCTTGTGTGGTGTTGGCACAATCTTCTATTTTCGCTCAGCTTCCACGTTGCAATTGTGTCTCAATGTGGGAATTTGGTTTTTGTGCAGGAAACTGTTTGAGTTGCTCAGCTTCTCTGGAGCCTTGGCGGAACTCTCATGGCCCACCATTCTTGGAAAAAGGCAGCTATTTCGGTACTGATATTTTCCGTGATAAATAATTATATGTCGTCATTTTTCTCTCACAAATCTAAACATATTGCTCATTATATTCCCTTTAATGTGCTTTTATGTTGTTTTTAATGAATTCAGATGAAATTGTATTGTATGTAGAAAATGCACCAAAAATTTAGCTTTGAATTATAATGGCTGTGATGCATCAACGACAGGGAAGTATTTTTGGACTTTGATCCATGTGCTGTTTCAAGAATGAATGAGAAAAAGACAGTTGTACCCGGAAGTCCTGCCAGCTCATTGCTGTCAGAGCTCAGGCTACGATCCATAATTGAAAATGCACGTCAGATGTGTAAGGTAAAGGCTCCGACATCATAATTGTCTAATCTTATATATAACATAGCATGTGTAGAAGTCACAATATTCCTCTTTCTTATTTTTTCTTCTGAATCAAAAGGTTCTTGTTGAAGTGAATGAGACTGGAATGTTAATTTTCAAACTTTTAGGCTACCGACCATGGAAAATTGTAAGAATGAAATGAACTGCTTCCTGATCCACAGAGATGTGTGATGAAATGAAGACTAGGTTGAAAATACATAAACATCAGGGTTTTGTTATTGTCTTTATCTACATTTTTTTCTCATTCCAATGCAGGTAACAGAGGAGTTTGGGTCCTTTGACAACTACATTTGGAACTTTGTGAACAATAAGTCTATAGTCAATCAATTCCGGTACCCTCGCCAGGTACCTGCCAAATCTCCGAAAGCAGAATTCGTAAGTAAAGACCTCGTAAAGAGAGGGTTTAGGAGCGTGGGACCGACAGTCATCTACACTTTCATGCAAGTGGCTGGTCTAACAAATGACCACCTTATCAGTTGCTTCAGATTCAAGGAGTGTATCTTCTCCAAAGCAGAGGCAGAAGACAAAGAGATCAGCTCCCTCAACTCTAAGGTCAAAGAGAAGGCAAATGAGGATCCCACCAATGTCGGTCTGATGCTAGCTGTGAACAAGTTGAGTTTCTCCTCTTAGGAAATGGATTCCCTGCAGTCAATGTTGACTATAGTCAGTGATCACAGTCAGTCGGTGATCAAGATTGTAGAGTTGAGATTCCAAGTTTCGTATCTGTCAAAGTCATGATGTCAATCAACTGCCTCATCTCTGTCCAACGGTTTAGATCTATTGACTTCAGTGATGGAAGAAAATTTCGACTGCAGGCAATCAGGGTCCCTCCAATTAGTAGCAAAGTGGTTATATTGTTGTTAATCTGGTAGTTGTTAGGGAAATTGGGTAGATTGTGTTGTGTACAAATTCCATAACAGATATGAATGAGTGAAACGTCTAGAATTGTATTTGTATTTGAAATGCAAATTAACTTTTGGTATTTCTTTATGTTATTGTGTATCAAAAGAACATGAAGAATTACTAAACATTTTCATGAAACCAATGTTATATAATATTACTGTGCTAAATTCTAGCTTCTAGCCATTTAATGCCAATTTGGTTTGTTGAAAATGAAGTTGGACCACAACAAAAGCAGTTGCTGTTAAAAGAATTCATTTGTAGTAttactttttttcttttttttgttaAGTAGTTTAGCGGAAATGTGATGTCGTGGGTTCGAACTTACACTTCTACACCTGATGTGTGAAACCAAACAGTGTCTTAATAAATTCTTTTTTTTCCCTCTAGAAGGACTAAAATATCAAAATATATCAATATTTAATCTGAAGAATCATCATGCATATATCTCTTTTTTAACCTTCCATGCTTTAATGAATTATATTTCATTTATTAATAATACACAATTGATGTCTAATATAATTTCTAAAATTGAAAATATCAAGCTACTAACATTGAGAAATGAGAATTTCTTTTTCCCTCTATAGAATTTCTGTAAGAACAATTTGGAAACTGATTTGAGGTATCCTAGATATTTTAACCCAAAAAAGGATCAAATTGCTATAATATATCTCAATCTTCTATGTTGTATTTACATAGAGATCCTATTCCTCTAAAAAAAATGATCCATTTTATGGAATATACTTAATTATTGTGCATCAATCTTCCTGATATGGCTGCAACAAGTGCTGCTCTAAAATTTGGATCAGTTGTCAAAGAAGTAGCCATTTGTTCCACCAAATTCTTTGGTACTTTTGGTGAATCTTTCCTTGGTTCATTACTCTTGGAATCTTTACTAGTCTTAGAATTTGTTAAGTCAAGTGTAACAACTTTTGGTGCTGATGAGATTGGAGACGCTAAACAAGGTATCGAACTAAGGCTCGCGCTACGGGTGGAACCGGAGTTTGACTCCAATGGAGCTGGTTGAGGATGATTGTGCTCCCCTTCATAAGTAGCAACAAGCATAGATTGATCATCCACACTTCTTTGCACCTGAATAAATAAATAACCGAACATGAGTGACGTGAAAGCAAAAGCAAACACACTTGGAGCAACGCCGATACTATTTATCATTTCTAGCAACATCGTATCAATTCTGATACGACGTAAAAGCAAACACACTTAAATCTAAGTTACAACTCAGTTTTACCTTCTTTTTGACAGGGCAACTTGGAGCAAAAGAGCATTTGAAATAAGCTCTTGGACAAGGGTTATCTCTAGTCACCTTTTGTCCATATTTCCTCCAATGGTATCCATCCTTCATAATCTGAACACACAGAAAAAAAACATGTCAAAATCCAACAATTATACACAATTTTGTACTTGTGATCAATGCTCTAAAAGCCGAACCAAACCGAGCAGTTCAACCAGTTGGGCCATAAACCAGCACTCTTTTTCGGTTTGGTTATATTGCCACAAATAACCAAAGAATCTAAATTGAAGATCAAATGAATGTTAAAGTATCTTACAAGTCCGGTATCTGATGCTTCAGTCCTAACATAAGCTCTTGAAATTTTGGCTTTAACAATTTCTTGTTCCCTCGGTTTCTTACACGATTCTTCATCGGTAGAACTACTTTCAGAGTTTCCATTGTTAACTCCAATCAAATTACTGTTATTATTATTGCTGCTTTCGGATTTTCTTTTCTTCGACGATGTACTAAGTTCCTTCTCAGGATTTCTACTCATATATTCCATCAAATGGCTTCTCAAAGAGTTGTAGTTTTCACAAACCACCGACAGCATTTCCACCAATTTCTTGTTTTCTGCTGTCACCCTTTTCAGTTCCTCTTCCAATTCATCAACGGACTGAAATTTGAATTCAAAAGCACTTATTAGAATAATTTTCAACAGTTTTAACAAACATCATTTAAAATTCTATGTACAATTTAAGATCAATTGATGAAAGGCATGTTTCGACTGACTTATTTGAAATTACTCATCAGCATAATCACTTGCGAAACCGATTCGAAGAGCTTATGAAAACTATTTATAAAATGTCCACAAGCTCTCTAAGAGAGCTTATGAAAACAGTTTAACTTTATTCTATCTTTACAATAGAAATAGTTATACCATATAAATAGTGCCTAATTCAACAATTGGCTAAACTAAACTAAACTAACCTAACCTAACCTCTTTAAAATAAGTACTTATGCTATAAACACTTAATTACTATAACCTCCTTAAAATAAGTACTTATGCTATAAACACTTTAAAATAGTTATACACAAGTGCTTATAGCTCTATAAGCTATTAATTAACCTATCCAAACATGGCCTAATTGAAGAAATAGTTAAAAATAAAGAAACCAAACTAACCTCATCTTTGACAGAAAAGTTGGCCATCCCcaaggagaaaaagtttgtttCCACCTCCTTCTTCTAAAAATGAAGAATGAAAATATTGTAAGGCAAAAGCATTTCAAACAAGAGCTTCTAAAAATGCATTGAAGAATGATTGATATACTCACTGGAATTTGTTGATGAGGTCTATAAGGGATGATGTTGAGATCCAAGGAAGTGTTGATATATGATGAAAAATCCATGTTTGGCAAATATGAAATCCAAGAGAGAAATGAGATATGAAAGTTAGAGAAAAGAGAATTGGGTTAAGGTATTTATATAATAAGATatttgaaaaaaagaaaagataGATAGGTAGGAGTTGAGAAACTCAAGTTGAGGAAGGAAAGTGAGTGGAAATAGTGATTACTACCACTTGCTTATTTATTAATTCAAGAGCTGTCATACACCAACTTAACAAACAAATTTGGTCTTCTAACAAGAGGTGTGTGTCTTTGGATCAATTCAATAATAATATCTTTTATTACTTTTCTGTTTTATTTGGATCAATTCAATACTAATATATCTTATTACTTTTCTTTTTGTTACATTCACCACTTGTAGAGGGGGCTAATCCGTCATGTTTAATAGGCGGAAATGAGAGATTATAGTTAAGGGTGAGTCTAAAATAAATAAGGATCTGACGAGTTTACAAAAAGTTAAtgttttaaatttaaaaatataaaattttatATAAATATTTGTATCTGTAAAAGTTCGTAAAACAAAAAAATGAGACGGAACGAGGCGGACATATTAAAGTGTAAGAGTGAAATAAAGTTTtaagaaaataaagaaaatagaaaatattGGAGAATATGAATCAAATTAGTCAAACCATGATTTACGGTGGATTTGAGCAAACTATTTATGTTTGTGTTTTTGAACAGATGGTTGTGGATTGATGACCGACGATGGGTTTTTTGTTGTTGAACAAGAGAAGGTGTTATTTATGGAAAGATAATGTGTGCTTCCATGGATGAATCAGAGAAGAGGAAGATGATTTTACCGTTAGGTCTATAGTATCTAAAATGATTAAATCCTCTATCGCCTCTATGCTTGTTCACAACTTCACTATTTATCATGGTCTAAGTCTTCGATTAAAGATTTGGAGAGAAACATTAAGAATTTCATTTGGTCTGGTGATATCAGTAAGACTAAGATGGTTACTATGACTTGGGCTAAGGTGTGCAAACCTCTAGAGCAAGGAAGTTTAGGTCTTAGGTCCCTTTCCACACTCAATGAAGCTTTTAAATTGAAATTGTGTTGCTCCCCTTGTGAACGTCATTCAAGACCATGATGCTATTAATACTAACACTATGGTTTATGATTTCTTATATAACGGTTCTTGGAATTCCCCTATTCATATAACCAACTTGATTCCTAATTTATTTTTGATGGTTGATTAGGTTATTATTCCTTTGGATATCATCACATATAGCAAAGTTTGGATTCATTTTGGCTCTAGTGATTTGACTCTAAATCTTCAAGGCATATATCACTTCTCATCTTATATGGTCCAAGAATATTTGAAATACTGATATTCCACCTTTCAAGGCATTCATTGTCCGAAGTCTCTTTCGTGCTCGATTGCCTACAAATGATAATCTTTTGTTACGCGGTTGTCACATACCTTCGATGTGCAGTCTTCGTAACTCTCAACAGGAATCATCAAAGCATCTCTTCTTTTTCCTGTCTTTTTGCTTTGCATCTCTGACATCGATTTTTCAATGCGATAAAGATTCCTTTTGTGTCTAACATTTTAAGTATTCTGGATATTTGTGACAGTAATTGGAGACCTCGATGCAGAGTCATTATTCAAGCTTTCATTATTCACATTATCAATGGATTTGGATGGTCCATAATCATGTCAGAATCAGAAATGACTTTAAGCATTGGAAGAAGACCCTCAATCAAATTCTTGTTGAAGTTGCCTTCATAGGAAGTATTACTTTCAAGATGGCTAGCTCCTTCATTCATGAGTTCACTATCGTTAAGGTCTTAAATGTCAAGTTCCATCCACCTAAGGCTCAGAAATTTGAAGTTATTTGGAAGCACCTTGTGGATGGTTGGTTAAAATCTAACACTTATGGATCATTCTCCACTGACATCGCTTCGTGTGGCGGTTTGTTAAGAAACTCTTTGGGTGATTTTGTTTTCGATTTTGCGGAAAATCTTGATTGTTCTTCCTCTTTTCATGCCTAACTTTTTGGGGTTATTAAAGTCGTTGATTATGCATGTCATTTAGCTGGAATAGACTTTGGATTGAAACTGACTCTTCTTTTGTGCTTTTGGCTGCTCATGAGCTTAAGTTTGTCCATTGGATTATTAGGATCATTTGACTTAATTGTTTAACTAAAATTAGAAATTTTAGATTTCATTTATCTCATATATACAGAGGGAACAAATGTACATATTTGTTAGCATCTTTGACTATCAATTCTACTTCACCTCTGCCTTCGGATACGCCTCCAGATGTCCTGATTTTGTTAGTTGTTCATAACAAATTGAGACATTTTCATTATCATTTTGTTAATTTCTAAGATGTTTTGGTCCAATCCCCTTTTTTGATACATATATAATTTAAATACAACAAAAATGGTTTAAAATAAACTAAAACAAAAGTATACACGACATACACTATTCAACTATCCCGTATATGAGtgaaaaatcaaataattaaaAGAAAGTACGGAGAAGGCAAAGAAATATTTGTAGagttaaaataaataaaaaaaacctaaaaatgTTTATAATAATTATGAAcaaattaaatataaaaaataaaaaaaatgaaaaaaaaacaaataaaagtaaAGAATGTTATAAAAATAGAAGTTATACAATAAATTAAATAACAGAAAAAATAAACAGtgataaataaaaaatataaataagaATATTGGAGGAAAAAAATAGTACTATAagatatataaaaaaaatgaatataatttgacaaaaaaaaaatatacaagaaaataaaaaataaaaaatggacCTAAAAAAAAAGAAGTTGGTTTTGTTcttattttaatattttcatGACGGAAGGAGTATATAAGTAGATAAGAAGAACGTGAGGTACTATTTGTTTATAAATGATAAAATATATAAAAGGACCACAACAACGACGGTGATGAAAACCAAATTTTAAAGTCAAATCACACCTTTAaactaattaattaaattattacTAAAAATGAATATTAGAAAACAAAAATAATAGTAACTTTTTGACTTAATTTGGACCCACTCGTCACCAGACAAGATTGGGAAATTTCCACATATATGTAGGTGAATAATCATTTTTTTTTACTTTCAAATACTGTTTTAATAGGAacaattaattaaaaataaaataatataaattacaaatataaaaaaaagtctctattttaattgtataataagaaaaagtttttttttctttttaggtCAATATTAGAATTTGTATATTATTATTGACTATACCGACGCCATTTGCCgtcttttttttctttcaattatttttctTTAACTTAGTcttataaataaaataaaataaataaatatagtCATTAAATAAAAGAAATGAAGAAATGGGTAGTGGGTGGAGTGTCCTACATGTGGGTCTCCTCTTTATTTGTTTTCACGTATACTATTATAAACGTTTTCAACGTTGCATGTATCTTTTGATATAAAAAGAAAATGCATACTATATCTTACGCGCAATACACACTTTTTTGTTACAgattaatatattttaattattatttttatttttctaacTTAGTTTATTTTATGATAATTAGTTTTTATCAGCTTTCCTACTAATTAAGAAAATTTGTTATTTAGTCGTATATATAAATATGAGATTAACTCttatacactgtcagtgtaaatctttttacactgaCGATTCATCAacatcatccgtttgtattactttatagattttttaaataaaagtcaaacttatttcaatatccaacttttaagattaactgacggtgtaaaacccttttacattatctgtgtatttcaattaaatcctaTAAATATATCATATATATTCTTAATAACATTATCAATATCGTAGTAATAGCAATTTTATAATCTTCTTATTTTCTAAGGTCTCCTTTTACACGTTGCTCCCTTTCTTTGCTTCTCTCAGAATGGGTCCTTTTGCATGTGTTCCTTTATATCACATTTTTAACGGTCTCCATTCAATTCGTTCATATAGATTTCACCTTATCTTCTTTTTCCATCATCTACTTAGAAACAACAAAATAAGTTCATTTCCCTAATTCCTGTCTCTCTCCTAACTAAACTCTCTCTTCCTAACACTATTTTGTTCTAGATTCATCAAAGAATCATACAAAAAAACTCCATTAAGATTTattcaaaaatcatccaatttTCCTTTTTTTTCCAATTATCTCCATAAGTTCATCTCCTTGTAAACATATCTTCAAAATCTTCATCCTTTTCACCCCAATTCTTCAAAATTTACCTGAAACCCTTATTCCATAACCCAAAAACTTCTCCAAATCTTCATCTTCTGACATCATTTGCCTTCACATACAAAATGGCCGAACAAAACTACCTTTATTTCTCCACCAACCCATCAAATCCTTACTACATACACCCAAATGAAAACCCTACGCTCATTCTCGTCACCCCCTATCCTATCTCCTCTGTCCTAAGCTATCATAATTGCTCTCCTACCTATAATTTTTTTTGCCTCTCTGTATCCTCTACTACTAAACCAAAATCCTACAAACAAGCTTCTTAATCCAATTGCTTGCTAGAACAATACCATGAAAGTTGAATTAGTTGCCTTAAGTTCCACCAACAATTGGTCCATCGTTGATTTACCACCTAACAAAAAGCAAATAGATTGCAAATGACTCTATAGAACGTTATAAAGTATGCCTCGTCTCAAAAGGCTACTCAGGTTGAAGGTATAGATTATTTCGACACTTTTTCTCCGATTGTAAAGCTAACAACGATAAGATCTCTCTTTGCTTTAACTTCTATTAAAGGTTGGTTTTTAGAACACTTATATGTAACTAACGCTTTTCTGCATGGAGATTTACACGAAGAAGTGTACATGATCTTACCTAAAGGTCTTATTTTATCTGATTTTGTCTCCACTAGAAACTAAGTCTATAAGCTACAAAAGTTCATttatggactcaaacaagctaGAAGACAATGGTATGCTAAGCCGTCTGATTCTTTGCTTTCCATATGTTATAAACACTCTCTTGCTGATTATTTTTTATTCACTAACAATCACAATTATTCTTTTACTGCCTTGGTTATTTATGTCGATGATATAGTCTTGGTTGGAAATGACTTTGCTGAAATTTCTTTTGTCAAATCTTTCCTTCATGATTGTTTTAAAATCAAAGATTTAGGGAACCTTTTAGTATTTTCTTGGCATTGAAGTTGCTCGATCTTCCGAAGGCATTCTAATTAATCAAAGAAAATACACATTAGATCTTTTGGAAGATTCCAGACAACTTTCTACCAAGCCCTCCAAAACC from Lathyrus oleraceus cultivar Zhongwan6 chromosome 7, CAAS_Psat_ZW6_1.0, whole genome shotgun sequence encodes the following:
- the LOC127100887 gene encoding probable WRKY transcription factor 40 produces the protein MDFSSYINTSLDLNIIPYRPHQQIPKKEVETNFFSLGMANFSVKDESVDELEEELKRVTAENKKLVEMLSVVCENYNSLRSHLMEYMSRNPEKELSTSSKKRKSESSNNNNSNLIGVNNGNSESSSTDEESCKKPREQEIVKAKISRAYVRTEASDTGLIMKDGYHWRKYGQKVTRDNPCPRAYFKCSFAPSCPVKKKVQRSVDDQSMLVATYEGEHNHPQPAPLESNSGSTRSASLSSIPCLASPISSAPKVVTLDLTNSKTSKDSKSNEPRKDSPKVPKNLVEQMATSLTTDPNFRAALVAAISGRLMHNN
- the LOC127100886 gene encoding uncharacterized protein LOC127100886, which translates into the protein MSGPPRVRSMNVTVGDSDSRPVLVPAGNKVRPVKTVKKPAPETEKKSSEKVMNSQCELVTPVVSKRRENHLLVGMRSMSMNASCSSDASSTGSSTYSSGASSSGKMARRGRKKQVGLKVEKVSIDAVAVPVEVDSSVGLEGKKRCAWVTPNTEPCYIAFHDEEWGVPVHDDKKLFELLSFSGALAELSWPTILGKRQLFREVFLDFDPCAVSRMNEKKTVVPGSPASSLLSELRLRSIIENARQMCKVTEEFGSFDNYIWNFVNNKSIVNQFRYPRQVPAKSPKAEFVSKDLVKRGFRSVGPTVIYTFMQVAGLTNDHLISCFRFKECIFSKAEAEDKEISSLNSKVKEKANEDPTNVGLMLAVNKLSFSS